GCCTATTCAATAAATCCAGATCCTACATTTATTATAATCTGCTTTGCAGCCGTAACTGGAGGTTCAATTTATGGAGACCAGGTCTCTCCAATTTCAGACACTACCGTCATGTCCTCAGTTGCAACCGGTACTGATTTAATGGATCATGTTTACACTCAAATACCCCAGGCCAGTGTAGCAGCAGGTATTGCCATGATTCTTTATACTATCACAACAGCAATTTTATGTTAATTAAATCATTTGCATAATATTAAAATAATAATAAAGCAAAAAACCTCCTGAAAATTAATTCAGGAGGTTTTTTCATGCTTTTTTATGTTTTTAATCTAATTTTTTTTCAATTTCTGCTTCTTCCCTAAGTTGACTAACAAAATCATCCCAGGCTTTTTGTCTCTGCTGATTAGAAAGATTCTCTTTAATATTACTTTTTACTTCTTCAAAATTAGCTACTCCAGCTTCTTTTTTATCTGTTACTTTGATTATATGATATCCATAATCTGTTTCCACAGCCTCACTGGATACTTCTCCAACTTCTAACTCAAAAGCTTTTTCTTCAAAGGCAGGTACCATTTCTCCTTTACTAAAAAATCCTAGTTTACCTCCATCTTTAGCAGTTGGTCCTTGAGAATACTCTTCAGCAAGATCAGCAAAATTTTGACCATTATCTATTTTATTCATAACTTCATCTACTTTTTCTTCATCTTTTAATAATATATGACTTGCATTTACCTGTTCTCCATATTCATATTGGTTTTTATTATTATTATAATATTCTCTAGCTTCTTCATCGGAAATGTTTACTTCATTAGTAACTTCCTGCATTAATTTATTTATTAGTAGATTTTCTTTGTTATTTTCTAAAAACATACCTTTATATTCTTCAAGAGAACTAATTCCCTGTTCATTTAAAGAAGATATTAATTGTTCATCAGTTAAATTATTGTTTTGTTTTATTGAAGTTAATTGTTGGTTAAACATTTCATCTTTTTCTTCTTCACTTAATTCTATATTTCTCTTATCAGCTTCCATTTTCAAGAGTTCCATGGTTATCATTCCATCAAGTTTTGTTTTTCTATATTCATTTAAAAGATCCTGACCGGCTTCAGTTTGTAATAATAGCTGAGTAAATTGTTGATTACTTTGATATAAACTCATAATTAATTGTTGCA
This portion of the Halanaerobiales bacterium genome encodes:
- a CDS encoding peptidylprolyl isomerase produces the protein MLKKTIIFAAIVALLFTTPIMATEETSSNESEADLAAIVNGEKITISELDQYANMQQLIMSLYQSNQQFTQLLLQTEAGQDLLNEYRKTKLDGMITMELLKMEADKRNIELSEEEKDEMFNQQLTSIKQNNNLTDEQLISSLNEQGISSLEEYKGMFLENNKENLLINKLMQEVTNEVNISDEEAREYYNNNKNQYEYGEQVNASHILLKDEEKVDEVMNKIDNGQNFADLAEEYSQGPTAKDGGKLGFFSKGEMVPAFEEKAFELEVGEVSSEAVETDYGYHIIKVTDKKEAGVANFEEVKSNIKENLSNQQRQKAWDDFVSQLREEAEIEKKLD